A single Sphingomonas sp. IW22 DNA region contains:
- a CDS encoding ATP-binding protein: MVALAGAYADSGSPIPEPVATTLGRSRDLMLADTNAAFAQAALAERQALSIGDTRIRREALASARWLGSEALVRNGHGGAALPLTESGALLARLAGKPKLYGDILLARGSIYAQQVRAADALRTYQQAHRAFIAAGDRRGQAIALQSIANLYIDGRDFARADRYFQQAEDAYDSDDMLALALYNNRATGLYGQERYADAITEYDRALRIARARNLIPLQARILGNIVNANIELGKLDIAQRNLSQALSMRARPGGRAARLQVETVAARLALARGNIAEARRWLEAVFTNVDPDETNAAFRQAHVAAVDLYKTTGDDARALAHLEALRRLTDEETRLAASTNTALMAAQFDFANQELRIARLKADELSASVELERSRARFQRTLLFAVAGGAAVIVGLLSFGLVTIRRSRNQVAAANVELERSNHALAKALAAKTEFLATTSHEIRTPLNGILGMTQVMLADRALPLAQRDRVQVVHGAGLTMRALVDDILDVAKMENGNLTVAPEPADLRAALTDVARMWEEQVRAKGLTFECALESAPRWIETDAGRVRQLVSNLLSNALKFTESGSIGLSAMVEEDGRHFSISVRDTGIGIPTHKHGEIFESFKQADSTTTRQYGGTGLGLTICRNLARALGGDISLASDVGTGAVFTVRLPLIVAQAPADLPTARNDDALILLEANPIARSMLRTLLAPRVGEVVAVTTIEAAIAAMDGATRILADFASIGDDDDSRLLALATLSGAAAEWSVATFILWKQPTEAVLQWLARSNRVTLIEKPIAGPALAARLFERKAEGELPLASHAA; this comes from the coding sequence TTGGTTGCGCTTGCGGGGGCATATGCCGACTCCGGCAGCCCCATTCCCGAACCCGTCGCAACCACGCTGGGCCGATCCCGCGACTTGATGCTTGCCGATACGAACGCCGCGTTCGCTCAGGCTGCTCTAGCCGAGCGACAGGCGTTGTCGATTGGCGATACCAGAATTCGGCGCGAGGCACTTGCCAGTGCGCGCTGGTTAGGTAGCGAGGCACTGGTTCGCAATGGCCATGGAGGTGCGGCCCTGCCGCTCACCGAAAGTGGTGCCCTTTTGGCGCGTTTGGCAGGCAAGCCGAAGCTTTATGGCGACATCCTGCTCGCGCGTGGTAGCATCTATGCCCAACAGGTGCGGGCCGCCGATGCGTTGCGAACATACCAGCAGGCGCACCGCGCCTTCATTGCGGCAGGCGACCGACGCGGACAGGCGATCGCCCTGCAAAGCATTGCAAACCTTTACATTGACGGACGCGATTTCGCACGCGCTGACCGATATTTCCAGCAGGCTGAAGACGCCTATGACAGCGACGATATGCTCGCTCTGGCGCTCTACAATAACCGGGCTACCGGGCTTTATGGTCAGGAGCGTTACGCCGACGCGATCACCGAGTATGACCGAGCGCTTCGCATTGCTCGCGCGCGAAACCTGATACCGCTGCAGGCACGGATCCTGGGAAATATAGTCAACGCGAACATTGAGCTTGGCAAGCTGGATATTGCGCAGCGCAATCTTAGTCAGGCATTGTCGATGCGGGCCAGACCAGGCGGTCGAGCGGCGCGTCTGCAGGTTGAAACCGTCGCAGCGCGACTGGCGCTTGCGCGTGGCAATATCGCCGAAGCTCGCCGATGGCTCGAAGCGGTCTTTACGAATGTCGATCCTGATGAAACGAATGCGGCGTTTCGGCAGGCGCATGTCGCGGCGGTCGACCTTTACAAGACAACTGGCGACGACGCGCGCGCGCTGGCGCATCTTGAGGCGCTCCGGCGGCTAACCGACGAAGAGACGCGACTGGCGGCGTCGACCAACACCGCGCTGATGGCGGCGCAGTTCGATTTCGCGAATCAGGAACTTCGGATCGCCCGGCTCAAGGCCGATGAACTGAGCGCCAGTGTGGAACTTGAACGTTCACGCGCGCGCTTCCAGCGCACCCTGTTGTTCGCGGTGGCGGGTGGTGCGGCGGTGATCGTCGGCTTGCTCAGCTTTGGCTTGGTGACCATCCGCCGCAGCCGCAATCAGGTTGCCGCGGCCAATGTCGAACTGGAGCGGAGCAACCATGCGCTCGCCAAGGCGCTCGCTGCCAAGACCGAATTCCTTGCGACGACCAGCCACGAGATTCGCACCCCCCTGAATGGCATTCTCGGCATGACCCAGGTGATGCTGGCCGACCGCGCCTTGCCGCTCGCGCAACGTGATCGGGTTCAGGTCGTGCACGGGGCGGGCCTGACGATGCGGGCGTTGGTCGACGACATCCTTGATGTGGCCAAGATGGAGAATGGCAATCTGACGGTCGCGCCGGAACCCGCCGACCTGCGTGCTGCCCTGACCGACGTCGCGCGCATGTGGGAGGAACAGGTCCGCGCCAAGGGGCTGACGTTCGAATGCGCGCTGGAATCGGCCCCCCGCTGGATCGAAACCGATGCTGGCCGTGTGCGCCAGCTGGTGTCGAACCTGCTGTCCAATGCACTGAAGTTCACCGAATCGGGGTCGATCGGGCTGAGTGCCATGGTTGAGGAGGATGGCCGGCACTTCAGCATTTCGGTTCGCGATACCGGCATCGGCATTCCGACTCACAAGCACGGCGAAATCTTCGAGTCGTTCAAGCAGGCCGATTCGACCACGACTCGGCAATATGGCGGCACCGGGCTGGGCCTTACCATCTGCCGCAATCTGGCGCGGGCACTGGGTGGCGACATTTCTTTGGCGAGCGATGTGGGCACCGGCGCCGTGTTCACGGTTCGCCTGCCCCTGATTGTGGCACAGGCGCCCGCGGATTTGCCGACCGCGCGGAACGACGATGCGCTGATCCTGCTGGAGGCGAACCCGATCGCGCGCAGCATGTTGCGCACGCTGCTGGCGCCTCGCGTGGGAGAGGTCGTGGCAGTCACCACGATCGAAGCGGCGATCGCCGCGATGGACGGCGCGACGCGGATTTTGGCCGATTTCGCGTCCATCGGTGACGATGACGATTCGCGTTTGCTGGCGCTTGCCACGCTTTCCGGCGCAGCGGCCGAATGGTCGGTCGCGACCTTCATTTTGTGGAAACAGCCGACAGAAGCTGTCCTTCAATGGCTCGCCCGGTCCAACCGTGTGACATTGATCGAAAAACCGATTGCAGGGCCCGCGCTGGCCGCGCGCCTTTTCGAGAGGAAGGCTGAAGGTGAACTGCCCCTTGCCTCGCATGCCGCATGA
- a CDS encoding EAL domain-containing protein yields the protein MQRALAPWRLMILAEVCNFPALRRVLGCRRADMLINDIAASVRELLPNAQVICVGRALIEIAFEGALPTDADATIDVIAARFAAPFEVDGEGHAVELMLAGAAIPSHECDEVRFAEGAEAALEEARAEEKPVVHDLSRAQICYDRMTLMRDLSVAIGNGEVFLQYQPKVHLRRQEIVSVEALVRWQHPERGLIMPGEFIALAEESNKIRALTLWTIRQAMIDQLLLAAGGHDIPVFVNISGLLLADSDFVEEVCRMMDGVSVRIGFEITETAVIRDPESAIRHLRMFDEIGITLAIDDYGAGLSSLAYLKQLPARELKIDKMFVLELTSSNRDPLIVRSTIDLAHALDMEVTAEGVETPAALALLGVMGCDVAQGFLISRPIAIQALLQFLDEERHLSATAVTRPSFGRPESFWKRA from the coding sequence GTGCAGCGCGCGCTGGCGCCATGGCGGCTGATGATCCTGGCCGAGGTCTGCAATTTCCCCGCCTTGCGTCGCGTTCTGGGATGTCGGCGGGCCGATATGCTGATCAACGATATCGCGGCCAGCGTGCGCGAGTTACTGCCGAACGCCCAAGTGATCTGTGTCGGCCGCGCCTTGATTGAAATCGCATTCGAAGGCGCTTTGCCCACCGATGCGGATGCGACGATCGACGTCATCGCCGCTCGATTCGCGGCGCCATTTGAAGTTGACGGGGAAGGGCATGCGGTCGAACTGATGTTGGCGGGTGCCGCCATTCCCAGTCATGAATGTGACGAGGTCCGCTTCGCCGAGGGTGCCGAAGCGGCACTCGAGGAAGCTCGCGCTGAAGAGAAGCCGGTTGTCCACGACCTAAGCCGGGCGCAGATTTGTTATGACCGCATGACGTTGATGCGGGACCTGTCCGTCGCCATCGGCAATGGGGAAGTGTTTCTTCAGTACCAGCCGAAGGTGCATCTGCGCCGGCAGGAGATCGTCAGCGTCGAGGCGCTGGTGCGCTGGCAGCATCCCGAACGCGGGTTGATCATGCCGGGCGAATTCATCGCGCTGGCCGAGGAATCGAACAAGATACGCGCCCTGACGCTCTGGACCATCCGGCAGGCGATGATCGATCAGTTGCTGCTGGCGGCGGGCGGCCATGATATCCCGGTTTTCGTCAACATCTCTGGCTTGCTGCTAGCAGATAGCGATTTCGTTGAAGAAGTGTGCCGGATGATGGACGGCGTGTCCGTCAGGATCGGCTTCGAAATCACCGAAACGGCTGTAATTCGCGATCCTGAGAGTGCGATCCGGCATCTGCGCATGTTTGACGAGATCGGCATCACCCTGGCGATAGACGATTATGGAGCCGGGTTGTCGAGCCTTGCCTATCTCAAGCAATTGCCTGCGCGCGAGCTGAAGATCGACAAGATGTTTGTGCTGGAACTGACCAGCAGCAACCGTGACCCGCTGATCGTTCGCTCGACGATCGACTTGGCCCATGCGCTTGACATGGAAGTCACGGCGGAGGGTGTCGAAACGCCTGCCGCGCTGGCGTTGTTGGGGGTGATGGGTTGTGACGTGGCGCAGGGCTTCCTGATCAGCCGCCCAATCGCGATCCAGGCGCTTCTGCAGTTCCTCGACGAGGAACGTCATTTGAGCGCGACGGCCGTTACGCGGCCCAGTTTCGGTCGGCCGGAAAGTTTCTGGAAGCGTGCCTGA
- a CDS encoding flavodoxin family protein, which translates to MALTALALNCSLKADASKESSTDAMIAVLADAFSRHDVTISETIRVAAHDVKPGVSSDEGDGDEWPAIREKILAADILIFGGPIWMGQIGSVAKRVLERLDAFLSETDDQGRMPSYSKVAVAAIVGNEDGAHWSSAQLFQSLNDVGFTIPAVAACYWIGEAMGSTDFKDLDETPEAVTKTAKMVASNAAHLAQLLKNAPYPG; encoded by the coding sequence ATGGCACTCACCGCCCTTGCCCTGAATTGCTCGCTGAAAGCCGATGCGAGCAAGGAATCGTCGACCGACGCGATGATCGCGGTACTGGCCGATGCCTTTTCCAGGCATGACGTGACAATCAGCGAAACGATCCGCGTCGCCGCCCACGACGTGAAGCCCGGCGTCAGCAGCGACGAGGGCGATGGCGACGAGTGGCCCGCGATCCGCGAAAAGATCCTCGCCGCCGATATTCTGATCTTCGGCGGCCCGATCTGGATGGGTCAGATCGGCAGCGTCGCCAAGCGCGTGCTGGAGCGGCTGGACGCCTTTCTGAGCGAAACCGACGATCAGGGACGGATGCCCAGCTATTCCAAGGTCGCCGTCGCCGCGATCGTGGGGAACGAGGACGGCGCCCATTGGTCGTCGGCACAGCTGTTCCAGTCACTGAACGATGTCGGCTTCACCATCCCCGCCGTCGCCGCATGTTATTGGATTGGCGAGGCAATGGGATCGACCGATTTCAAGGACTTGGACGAAACACCTGAGGCTGTGACAAAGACTGCGAAGATGGTCGCCAGCAACGCCGCCCATCTCGCACAGCTTTTGAAGAACGCACCCTATCCAGGTTGA
- a CDS encoding response regulator, translating to MNVLFIEDDAMNRRVVRDMLDVAGATMAEADRAEEGLRRIDAEDFDVILVDLRMPGIDGFETVERIRARPDAKGELPIIVVTADTAPDLTERCKRLGADEVLFKPVAMDALFDAIGRILAARAGESDLIL from the coding sequence ATGAACGTTCTATTCATTGAAGACGATGCGATGAACCGTCGCGTCGTCAGGGACATGCTTGACGTTGCCGGAGCCACGATGGCCGAGGCGGATCGAGCCGAAGAGGGGCTTCGCCGCATCGATGCGGAGGATTTCGACGTGATCCTCGTCGATCTGCGAATGCCCGGCATCGATGGGTTCGAAACGGTCGAGCGCATCCGTGCGCGTCCCGACGCAAAGGGCGAACTGCCCATTATCGTCGTGACGGCAGACACCGCGCCCGACCTCACCGAACGATGCAAGCGGCTGGGCGCGGACGAGGTGCTGTTCAAACCCGTGGCGATGGATGCGCTGTTCGACGCGATTGGCCGCATCCTTGCCGCACGGGCCGGCGAATCCGACCTTATCCTCTGA
- a CDS encoding competence/damage-inducible protein A has translation MSERIWTAGLAVIGDEILSGRTQDKNVAQLAVWLNVQGIRLSEVRMVADRTSAIVEAVNTLRTRYDYCFTTGGIGPTHDDITVDAIAEGLGVPVVVHPEARAMLEAHYETRGGLTDARLRMARVPQGAGLIPNRMSGAPGIRHGNIFILAGVPHITAGMLEALTGTLEGGRPLVSRTVGCWVPESEVADLLRAVEREHRGESCDAAVAIGSYPFFREGRVGANFVVRGADPDAVDRCLSDLTERLKVAGYAVGSDGI, from the coding sequence ATGAGCGAACGCATCTGGACCGCCGGCCTTGCGGTTATCGGCGATGAGATCCTGTCCGGCCGGACACAGGACAAGAATGTCGCCCAGTTGGCGGTGTGGCTGAACGTCCAGGGGATTCGCTTGTCCGAGGTGCGGATGGTGGCCGACCGGACGTCCGCCATTGTCGAAGCGGTGAACACGCTTCGCACGCGATATGACTATTGCTTCACCACCGGCGGGATCGGCCCGACGCATGACGACATCACTGTCGATGCGATTGCCGAGGGGCTGGGCGTGCCCGTAGTCGTCCACCCTGAGGCGCGCGCCATGCTGGAAGCGCATTATGAAACGCGCGGCGGCCTGACCGACGCGCGGCTTCGCATGGCGCGCGTGCCGCAGGGGGCGGGCCTGATCCCGAATCGCATGTCGGGCGCGCCGGGAATCCGGCACGGCAATATCTTCATTCTCGCTGGCGTTCCCCACATCACCGCTGGCATGCTGGAAGCACTGACCGGCACGCTGGAAGGGGGGCGGCCACTTGTCAGCCGCACGGTCGGTTGCTGGGTGCCGGAAAGCGAAGTGGCAGATTTGCTGCGCGCGGTTGAGCGGGAGCATCGCGGGGAGAGCTGCGATGCGGCTGTCGCGATCGGCAGCTATCCCTTTTTCCGCGAAGGGCGGGTGGGTGCCAATTTCGTCGTGCGCGGGGCCGATCCCGACGCGGTCGATCGGTGCCTTAGTGATCTGACCGAACGGCTGAAGGTTGCCGGCTACGCAGTCGGCTCCGACGGGATCTGA
- a CDS encoding P-II family nitrogen regulator, which produces MKKIEAIIKPFKLDEVKEALHDVGVSGITVTEAKGFGRQKGHTELYRGAEYVVDFLPKVKLEVVVDDGLAERVVEAIAAAAQTGRIGDGKIFVIPVETALRIRTGERNDDAI; this is translated from the coding sequence GTGAAAAAGATCGAGGCCATCATCAAGCCGTTCAAGCTGGATGAGGTGAAAGAGGCACTGCACGATGTCGGCGTGTCCGGCATCACCGTGACCGAGGCCAAGGGCTTCGGCCGTCAAAAGGGACATACCGAACTTTACCGCGGCGCCGAATATGTCGTCGACTTCCTCCCCAAGGTGAAGCTGGAAGTCGTAGTGGACGACGGCCTGGCCGAGCGGGTGGTCGAAGCGATCGCCGCCGCCGCCCAGACGGGTCGCATCGGCGACGGCAAGATTTTCGTCATTCCGGTCGAAACCGCGCTTCGCATCCGCACGGGTGAGCGGAACGACGACGCGATCTGA
- a CDS encoding MFS transporter has translation MADATPPGRAMRLRSIIGGSAGNLVEWYDWYAYAAFTLYFAPHFFPSGDPTVELLQAAAVFALGFFMRPIGGWLMGVYSDRHGRKAGLTLSVALMCAGSLIIAVAPTYATAGVLAPALLLAARLLQGLSVGGEYGASATYLSEMAGRGRRGFFASFQYVTLISGQLLALGVLLVLQMVMSEAALDAWGWRIPFAIGGLLAVSVFWLRRGLLETQSFHNIGKDGPRSGFWTLWAQHPRESVTVLLLTAGGTLAFYAYSIYMQKFLVNTAGFARETASAIIAGALFVFMAIQPMAGALSDRIGRKPLMVGFGVMGVLFTYPIFTTLAGTRDPWAAFAICVGALVIVSGYSAISGVVKAEMYPAHIRTLGVALPYAIANAVFGGTAEYIALWFKNAGNEAGFYWYVTGMIGVSLITYLMMRDTRDHTLIAED, from the coding sequence ATGGCAGATGCGACCCCTCCCGGCCGGGCAATGCGGCTTCGTTCGATCATTGGCGGATCGGCCGGCAATCTGGTCGAATGGTATGACTGGTACGCCTATGCGGCCTTCACCCTGTATTTCGCGCCGCATTTCTTTCCCTCTGGCGACCCGACGGTCGAATTGCTTCAGGCGGCGGCCGTATTTGCCCTGGGCTTTTTCATGCGACCCATCGGCGGGTGGCTGATGGGCGTCTATTCCGACCGGCACGGGCGCAAGGCGGGGCTGACCCTGTCGGTCGCACTGATGTGCGCGGGGTCGCTGATCATCGCGGTCGCGCCGACCTATGCCACGGCAGGCGTGCTGGCGCCGGCGCTGTTGCTGGCGGCGCGGTTGCTCCAGGGGTTGTCGGTCGGCGGCGAATACGGCGCCAGCGCGACCTATTTGTCCGAGATGGCGGGACGTGGCCGCCGGGGTTTTTTCGCCAGCTTCCAATATGTCACGTTGATTTCGGGGCAGTTGCTGGCGCTGGGCGTGCTGCTGGTGCTCCAGATGGTGATGAGCGAGGCCGCGCTCGATGCCTGGGGCTGGCGCATTCCCTTTGCAATCGGCGGGTTGCTGGCGGTCAGCGTCTTCTGGTTGCGACGCGGGCTGCTGGAGACGCAGAGCTTTCACAATATCGGCAAGGACGGCCCCCGATCGGGCTTTTGGACCTTATGGGCGCAGCACCCGCGTGAGAGTGTGACGGTGCTGCTGCTGACGGCGGGCGGCACGCTCGCCTTCTATGCCTATTCGATCTACATGCAGAAATTCCTCGTGAACACGGCGGGGTTCGCCCGCGAAACCGCATCGGCAATCATCGCAGGCGCGCTGTTCGTGTTCATGGCCATTCAGCCGATGGCCGGTGCCCTTTCGGACCGGATCGGGCGAAAGCCGCTGATGGTCGGCTTTGGCGTGATGGGCGTGCTGTTCACCTATCCCATCTTCACCACGCTGGCGGGCACACGCGATCCGTGGGCGGCGTTCGCCATCTGTGTCGGCGCGCTGGTGATCGTCAGTGGGTACAGCGCGATTTCGGGCGTGGTGAAGGCCGAGATGTACCCCGCCCATATCCGCACGCTTGGCGTCGCCCTGCCCTATGCCATCGCCAACGCGGTGTTCGGCGGGACGGCCGAATATATCGCGCTATGGTTCAAGAATGCCGGGAATGAGGCCGGTTTCTACTGGTATGTCACCGGCATGATCGGCGTGTCGCTCATCACCTATCTGATGATGCGCGACACCCGCGACCACACATTGATTGCCGAGGATTGA
- the glnA gene encoding type I glutamate--ammonia ligase — protein sequence MATDAGTILKRIKDEEIEWVDLRFTDPKGKWQHLSMVASSLDEDQLTDGLMFDGSSIEGWKAINESDMVLKPDLDAVYTDPFSATPMLILFCDVVEPSTGELYARDPRSTAKRAEAYVKTTGIGDTVYVGPEAEFFMFDDVRFENTYSSSYYKIDDIELPGNSSKEYEGGNMGHRPRAKGGYFPVAPVDSAVDIRGEMVSTMLEMGLPCDKHHHEVAAAQHELGLTFGTLTETADRMQIYKYVVHQVAHAYGKSATFMPKPIKDDNGSGMHTHFSIWEGKTPLFAGDGYAGLSDTCLYFIGGVIKHARALNAFTNPTTNSYKRLVPGFEAPVLLAYSSRNRSASCRIPYGTGAKSKRVEFRFPDAMANPYLCYAAILMAGLDGIQNKIHPGEAMDKNLYDLPPAELVNVPTVCGSLREALVALQEDYEFLLKGDVFTKDQIEAYAEIKWADVIRFETTPSPVEYDMYYSS from the coding sequence ATGGCCACCGACGCCGGCACCATTCTGAAGCGTATCAAGGACGAGGAAATCGAGTGGGTCGACCTGCGTTTCACCGATCCCAAGGGCAAGTGGCAGCACCTGTCGATGGTCGCGTCGAGCCTGGATGAAGACCAGCTGACCGACGGCCTGATGTTTGACGGCTCCTCGATCGAGGGCTGGAAGGCGATCAACGAATCGGACATGGTGCTGAAGCCCGATCTGGACGCGGTCTATACCGATCCGTTCTCGGCCACGCCGATGCTGATCCTGTTCTGCGACGTGGTCGAGCCGTCGACCGGCGAACTTTACGCCCGCGACCCGCGTTCGACCGCGAAGCGCGCCGAGGCATATGTGAAGACCACCGGCATCGGCGACACCGTCTATGTCGGCCCCGAAGCCGAATTCTTCATGTTCGACGACGTGCGGTTCGAGAACACCTATTCGTCGAGCTATTACAAGATCGACGACATCGAGCTGCCGGGCAATTCGTCCAAGGAATATGAAGGCGGCAATATGGGCCACCGCCCGCGCGCCAAGGGCGGTTACTTCCCCGTCGCGCCGGTCGACTCGGCCGTCGACATCCGTGGCGAGATGGTTTCGACCATGCTCGAAATGGGCCTGCCGTGCGACAAGCATCACCACGAAGTCGCCGCCGCGCAGCACGAACTGGGTCTGACATTCGGCACGCTGACCGAAACCGCCGACCGTATGCAGATCTACAAGTATGTCGTGCATCAGGTCGCCCATGCCTATGGCAAGTCGGCCACCTTCATGCCCAAGCCGATCAAGGACGATAACGGCTCTGGCATGCACACCCACTTCTCGATCTGGGAAGGCAAGACGCCGCTGTTCGCCGGCGACGGTTATGCCGGCCTGTCGGACACCTGCCTCTACTTCATCGGCGGCGTCATCAAGCACGCCCGCGCGCTGAACGCCTTCACCAACCCGACCACCAACAGCTACAAGCGTCTGGTGCCGGGCTTTGAAGCGCCGGTGCTGCTGGCCTATTCGTCGCGCAACCGTTCGGCTTCGTGCCGCATCCCGTACGGCACGGGTGCCAAGTCGAAGCGCGTCGAATTCCGTTTCCCCGACGCGATGGCCAACCCGTATCTGTGCTATGCCGCGATCCTGATGGCTGGTCTGGACGGCATCCAGAACAAGATCCATCCGGGTGAGGCGATGGACAAGAACCTGTACGACCTGCCGCCCGCCGAGCTGGTGAACGTGCCGACCGTGTGCGGATCGCTGCGCGAAGCACTGGTGGCGCTGCAGGAAGATTACGAGTTCCTGCTGAAGGGCGACGTGTTCACCAAGGACCAGATCGAAGCCTATGCCGAGATCAAGTGGGCCGACGTGATCCGTTTCGAAACGACCCCCAGCCCGGTCGAATACGACATGTATTATTCGTCGTAA
- a CDS encoding M20/M25/M40 family metallo-hydrolase: MLKPLLAAALITLPLPAIAQTAPQLAAMRKAVSADATRNEALLERLVVQNSGTLNLEGVKAVGELMRAELEPLGFAIEWVDQSAVGRAGHLVARHQGNGRGKRLLLIGHLDTVFEPSAPFTGFKREGRRAIGPGVGDDKGGMVVIVGALRAMQAAGTLKDADITVYLTGDEERSGRPTDQARADLIEAARASDIALEYEGLAVENGREFGTVARRSSTSWELRTSGVTGHSSGIFNEALGYGAVYELARILDGFRRELPEPNLTYNVGVMAGGTPAAIDAAGVSVTASGKTNIVAETAIARGDLRTLTPEQDARVRARMAEIVAKHLPRTEATLTFFDGMPPMPPSDGNRALLATLNAVNRDLGLAQMPEYDPARRGAADSGWVAAIVPTLAGLGPVGGKAHAEGEWLDLDSLERQALRNAAFLTRLSMEPRGR; this comes from the coding sequence ATGCTCAAACCGCTCCTCGCCGCCGCGCTCATCACCCTGCCCCTGCCTGCTATCGCTCAGACGGCTCCGCAACTGGCTGCCATGCGGAAGGCCGTAAGCGCGGACGCGACGCGCAACGAGGCGCTGTTGGAACGGCTGGTCGTCCAGAATTCGGGCACGCTGAACCTTGAAGGCGTAAAGGCTGTCGGCGAGCTGATGCGCGCCGAGCTTGAGCCGCTGGGCTTTGCGATCGAGTGGGTAGATCAGTCGGCGGTGGGCCGCGCCGGCCATCTGGTAGCGCGGCATCAGGGCAATGGACGCGGCAAGCGGCTGTTGCTGATCGGCCATCTGGACACCGTGTTCGAACCGTCTGCGCCCTTTACCGGCTTCAAGCGAGAGGGGCGCCGTGCGATCGGTCCCGGCGTGGGCGACGACAAGGGCGGCATGGTCGTGATCGTCGGCGCGCTGCGTGCCATGCAGGCGGCGGGAACGCTGAAGGATGCCGATATCACCGTTTATCTGACCGGCGATGAGGAGCGGTCGGGCCGCCCGACCGATCAGGCGCGCGCCGATCTGATCGAAGCAGCCAGGGCCAGCGATATCGCGCTGGAATATGAAGGGCTGGCGGTGGAAAATGGCCGCGAATTCGGCACCGTCGCGCGGCGCAGTTCGACAAGCTGGGAATTGCGGACCAGTGGCGTGACCGGCCATTCCAGCGGCATTTTCAACGAAGCGCTTGGCTATGGCGCGGTTTACGAACTGGCGCGCATCCTGGACGGGTTTCGGCGGGAACTGCCCGAACCCAATCTGACCTATAATGTCGGGGTCATGGCGGGCGGCACGCCCGCAGCCATCGACGCCGCCGGAGTTTCGGTTACCGCATCGGGCAAAACCAATATCGTTGCCGAAACTGCCATCGCGCGCGGCGACCTTCGCACACTCACACCCGAACAGGACGCAAGGGTGCGCGCGCGGATGGCCGAGATCGTTGCCAAGCACCTGCCCCGAACGGAGGCGACACTGACCTTTTTTGACGGCATGCCGCCCATGCCCCCGAGCGATGGTAATCGCGCGCTGCTGGCGACGCTCAACGCCGTGAACCGCGATCTGGGGCTGGCACAGATGCCCGAATATGACCCCGCCCGGCGCGGGGCGGCCGATTCGGGCTGGGTCGCGGCCATCGTACCCACGCTGGCAGGACTGGGGCCGGTGGGCGGCAAGGCGCATGCGGAGGGCGAGTGGCTGGACCTGGACAGCCTTGAGCGACAGGCGCTGCGTAACGCAGCGTTCCTGACGCGGCTGTCGATGGAACCACGCGGACGCTGA
- the map gene encoding type I methionyl aminopeptidase, with protein sequence MTDYVTVSPDAPLSRSGAIHLYGRDAFDGMHRAGRLAARILDEIVPLMVPGTETRVIDDVIRDKMLAGGAVPATLGYRGYTHSSCISINHVVCHGIPSDRVLKDGDIVNVDVTPLLDGWHGDTSRMYLIGDVGLKARRLVEVTYECLMLGIEQARPGNTMGDVAHAIQRHAEKHRYGVVRDFCGHGVGRLFHDAPEVVHVGRPGTGPELRPGMIFTIEPMINIGRPDVKVLDDGWTAVTRDRSLSAQFEHSIGITEDGCEIFTLSPGGLHQPPYA encoded by the coding sequence ATGACCGACTATGTGACCGTATCCCCCGACGCCCCGCTGTCGCGCAGCGGCGCGATCCACCTTTATGGCCGCGATGCATTCGACGGTATGCACCGCGCGGGCCGTCTGGCCGCCCGGATCCTTGATGAAATCGTCCCGCTAATGGTGCCCGGCACCGAAACGCGCGTGATCGACGACGTGATCCGTGACAAGATGCTGGCGGGCGGCGCCGTGCCCGCGACGCTGGGCTATCGCGGCTATACGCACAGCTCGTGCATCTCGATCAATCATGTCGTCTGCCACGGAATTCCGTCGGACCGCGTGCTGAAGGACGGCGACATCGTGAATGTCGACGTGACCCCGCTGCTTGACGGGTGGCACGGCGACACCAGCCGCATGTACCTGATCGGGGATGTCGGGCTGAAAGCGCGGCGGCTGGTCGAGGTGACATATGAATGCCTGATGCTTGGTATCGAGCAGGCACGACCCGGCAATACGATGGGCGATGTCGCACATGCCATTCAGCGTCATGCCGAAAAGCACCGTTATGGCGTGGTGCGCGATTTCTGCGGCCACGGCGTCGGCCGCCTTTTCCACGACGCACCGGAAGTCGTGCATGTCGGCCGCCCCGGCACCGGCCCGGAGCTGCGCCCCGGCATGATCTTCACCATCGAACCGATGATCAATATCGGCCGCCCGGACGTGAAGGTGCTGGACGATGGCTGGACGGCAGTGACGCGCGACCGCAGCCTGTCGGCGCAATTCGAACATTCGATCGGGATTACCGAGGATGGGTGCGAGATCTTCACGCTCAGCCCCGGCGGGTTGCATCAACCCCCCTATGCCTGA